Proteins encoded by one window of Polaribacter haliotis:
- a CDS encoding alpha-ketoacid dehydrogenase subunit alpha/beta, with the protein MLEKTLSKNKTELSFEDFKAEVLNDYRIAKISRECSLLGRREVLTGKAKFGIFGDGKEVPQLAMAKAFKKGDFRSGYYRDQTFMMALGELTAQQFFSGLYAHTNIDLEPMSAGRQMGGHFATHSLNEDGSWKNLTEQYNSSSDISPTAGQMPRLLGLAQASKIYRNEKSVQHTSNFSKQGNEVAWGTIGNASTSEGLFFETINAAGVLQVPMVMSVWDDEYGISVHAKHQTTKESISEILKGFQRDNEKNGYEIFVINGWDYVQLMDTYSKAAKIAREEHVPVLIHVKELTQPQGHSTSGSHERYKGKERLQWEKEHDCITQMRKWILEFELETESGETLRFVDSEEDLLILEKDAKKIVTTAKRNAWAAYTNEIKAEVVVAVRLLEKIATKSNNGAFISKLKSDLENNVEPIRKDILIAARKTLRYLREEEFTEKTELKEFIKSSIKDASNKYSSFLMSESNLGALHVQENKPTFSENKNIVDARIVMRDNFDAILKKHPEVVIFGEDAGFIGDVNQGLEGLQDKYGDIRISDTGIREATIIGQGIGLAMRGLRPIAEVQYLDYLLYALQIMSDDLATLHYRSFGKQKAPLIIRTRGHRLEGIWHAGSPMGGIINNVRGMHVLVPRNMTKAAGFYNTLLEGDEPALVIECLNGYRLKEELPTNLGEFKTPIGLVETVKKGTDITIVSYGSTLRIVEETAKELLQVGIDVEIIDAQSLLPFDLNHDIVKSLAKTNKLLVVDEDVPGGASAYILQEVLEKQNGYEFLDSKPATLTAKAHRPAYGTDGDYFSKPSAEDIFEKVYAIMHESNPNKFKSLY; encoded by the coding sequence ATGCTCGAAAAAACACTTTCTAAAAACAAGACAGAACTTTCTTTTGAAGATTTTAAAGCGGAAGTTTTAAACGACTACAGGATTGCTAAAATTAGTAGAGAATGTAGTTTATTAGGTCGTAGAGAAGTTTTAACAGGAAAAGCTAAATTCGGTATTTTTGGTGATGGTAAAGAAGTGCCACAATTAGCGATGGCTAAAGCCTTTAAAAAAGGAGATTTTAGATCTGGTTATTACAGAGACCAAACTTTTATGATGGCTCTTGGCGAGTTAACTGCACAACAGTTTTTTTCTGGTTTGTATGCACATACAAATATCGATTTAGAACCAATGTCTGCAGGAAGACAAATGGGAGGTCATTTTGCAACACACAGTTTAAATGAAGATGGAAGCTGGAAAAACTTAACTGAACAATACAATTCTAGTTCAGATATTTCTCCAACAGCTGGGCAAATGCCACGTTTATTAGGTTTGGCACAAGCATCTAAAATATATAGAAACGAAAAAAGCGTACAACATACATCTAATTTTTCGAAACAAGGAAATGAAGTTGCTTGGGGAACTATTGGAAACGCTAGTACTAGTGAAGGTTTATTTTTTGAAACCATAAATGCTGCAGGAGTTTTACAAGTACCAATGGTAATGAGTGTTTGGGATGATGAATATGGAATTTCTGTTCATGCAAAACACCAAACAACCAAAGAAAGTATTTCTGAAATTTTAAAAGGTTTCCAAAGAGATAATGAAAAAAATGGTTACGAAATTTTTGTAATTAATGGCTGGGATTATGTTCAATTAATGGACACTTACAGTAAAGCTGCAAAAATTGCTCGCGAAGAACATGTCCCTGTTTTAATTCACGTGAAAGAATTAACACAACCTCAAGGACATTCTACTTCTGGTTCTCATGAAAGATATAAAGGAAAAGAAAGGCTTCAGTGGGAAAAAGAACATGATTGTATTACTCAAATGCGAAAATGGATTTTAGAATTTGAATTGGAAACAGAATCAGGAGAAACATTACGTTTTGTAGATTCTGAAGAAGATTTACTAATATTAGAAAAAGACGCTAAAAAAATAGTAACTACAGCCAAAAGAAATGCTTGGGCAGCCTACACAAACGAAATTAAAGCAGAAGTAGTTGTTGCTGTTAGGTTATTAGAAAAAATAGCTACTAAAAGTAATAATGGTGCGTTTATTTCAAAATTAAAAAGCGATTTAGAAAATAACGTAGAACCTATTCGTAAAGATATTTTAATAGCTGCTAGAAAAACACTTCGCTATTTAAGAGAGGAAGAATTTACAGAAAAAACAGAACTTAAAGAATTTATAAAATCTAGTATTAAAGACGCATCTAACAAATATTCTTCATTTTTAATGAGTGAAAGTAATTTGGGCGCACTTCATGTTCAAGAAAATAAACCAACATTTTCAGAAAACAAAAATATTGTAGATGCTAGAATTGTTATGAGAGATAATTTCGATGCCATCTTAAAAAAGCATCCAGAAGTAGTTATTTTTGGTGAAGATGCTGGTTTTATTGGTGATGTAAATCAAGGTCTGGAAGGTCTTCAAGACAAATATGGCGACATTCGTATTTCTGATACTGGAATTAGAGAAGCAACCATTATTGGGCAAGGAATTGGTCTTGCAATGCGTGGTCTAAGACCCATTGCAGAAGTACAATATTTAGATTATTTATTATATGCGCTTCAAATTATGAGCGACGATTTAGCAACACTTCATTATAGAAGTTTTGGTAAACAGAAAGCACCTTTAATTATTAGAACTCGTGGACACAGATTAGAAGGAATTTGGCATGCTGGTTCTCCAATGGGTGGAATTATAAATAATGTTCGAGGAATGCACGTTTTAGTGCCAAGAAACATGACCAAAGCCGCTGGTTTTTACAACACTTTATTAGAAGGAGACGAACCAGCTTTAGTAATTGAATGTTTAAATGGTTATCGTTTAAAAGAAGAATTACCAACAAATTTAGGTGAATTTAAAACACCAATTGGTTTGGTAGAAACTGTAAAAAAAGGTACTGATATAACGATTGTTTCTTATGGTTCTACTTTAAGAATTGTTGAAGAAACTGCTAAAGAATTATTACAAGTGGGTATTGATGTTGAGATTATTGATGCACAAAGTTTATTACCTTTTGATTTGAATCATGATATTGTAAAAAGTTTAGCAAAAACAAATAAACTGTTAGTTGTAGATGAAGATGTTCCTGGAGGAGCTTCAGCATATATTTTACAAGAAGTTTTGGAAAAACAAAATGGTTACGAATTTTTAGATAGCAAGCCTGCAACATTAACTGCAAAAGCACACAGACCAGCTTATGGAACGGATGGAGATTATTTCTCTAAACCTTCTGCAGAAGATATCTTTGAAAAAGTATATGCGATTATGCATGAATCTAATCCTAATAAATTTAAGAGTTTGTATTAA
- a CDS encoding aminopeptidase, with translation MKKNFYISLLCCLISSCLFSQQNEIKIKATLNVAKDILQIQQEIVYYNDSDTELNSIFFHNWANSFKGRDTPLCIRFIEDFRKDLYFGKEEDLGNSKIKNISINFKNSIYKELENQQDILEVYLETPLKPKKSVRIHITYIVKIPNAKFTGYGKNNNGYHLRYWYITPAVYKNGWQIMSNLNLDDLFENTTNFDIEIKAPNYLTLESSLKQQKTNKTNSLQYNLYGKHKKDVILSFQKTPTFKKFSTDSHTIYTDVLVEELDHNLTEDVLNREIQFLNGFLGDFPIEKIYIDKATQSKNPVYGLTQLPDFISPYSDIFRYDIKMFKAISKRYLEQTLLINERKEYWLLDGLQNYLMLEYVNKFYPEIKLLGKASDTWFLKRFNFSKLKFNEKYPLIYQFTARKFLDQSLATSADSLSNFNRKIVSKYKAGLGFNYLKGYLGNDVLDKSIYSFYQEHKLKITCATDFKEVLSKNTNKDINWFFEDYLLTNKKIDYSIDNVKEEKDSLKVTIKNKRNITAPIAFYGLKDKKIKYKKWLTNIDSTKIFSVPKGEFDQLVLNYENIYPEYNTLDNWYNTKKKLFNKPFKFTLIKDVKAPNYNQLFYQPNVGYNFYDGLILGMKFHNKPLIKRNLEFRIAPAYALKSQMINGSFSILYNQFFEETSIYKISYGIAGNTLQYAPDLSYSSLNPFVDIQFKRKSLRDASSEFIRAKLVHIDKEVSPLQEKTEQDNYSIFSLSYNYINPDIIKELRYNFSTEFSKNFSKAAIDFRYRKLTSTDTQLDFRVFAGAFFHNNSQGDYFSFGLDRANDYLFQLNYYGRSEDSGIFSQQFIITEGGFKSVLPTRFANQYMLSLNSSIGLWRWVEFYNDVAFLKNRNERLFFGYENGIRLNFIHNIFEIYFPTYSNNGWEINQAAYPQKIRFTFTGDLGSIYNFFRRGFF, from the coding sequence TTGAAAAAGAACTTTTATATATCATTATTATGCTGTCTTATTTCATCTTGCTTGTTTTCTCAACAAAATGAAATAAAAATAAAGGCTACTTTAAATGTCGCTAAAGACATTCTACAAATTCAGCAAGAAATTGTGTATTATAACGATTCTGATACTGAATTAAATAGTATTTTTTTTCATAACTGGGCAAATAGTTTTAAAGGAAGAGATACACCTCTCTGTATACGCTTTATAGAAGATTTCAGGAAAGATTTATATTTCGGAAAAGAAGAAGATTTAGGGAATTCTAAAATTAAAAATATTTCTATTAATTTTAAAAATAGCATTTATAAAGAATTAGAAAACCAACAAGATATTCTCGAAGTATATTTAGAAACACCTTTAAAACCTAAAAAAAGTGTTCGTATCCACATCACATATATTGTAAAAATTCCAAATGCAAAATTTACGGGTTATGGAAAGAATAATAATGGATATCATCTAAGATATTGGTATATAACTCCAGCTGTTTATAAAAATGGTTGGCAAATAATGAGCAACCTTAATTTAGACGATTTATTTGAAAATACCACCAATTTCGATATTGAAATTAAAGCTCCAAATTACCTTACTTTAGAAAGCAGTTTAAAACAGCAGAAAACTAACAAAACAAATTCTCTTCAATATAATTTATATGGCAAACATAAAAAAGATGTTATTTTAAGTTTTCAGAAAACACCAACTTTTAAAAAATTTTCTACAGATTCTCACACCATTTATACAGATGTTTTGGTTGAAGAATTGGATCATAATTTAACAGAAGACGTTTTAAATCGAGAAATTCAGTTTTTGAATGGTTTCTTAGGAGATTTTCCAATTGAAAAAATTTATATAGATAAAGCTACCCAAAGTAAAAACCCGGTTTATGGTCTAACACAATTGCCGGATTTTATTAGCCCTTATTCCGATATTTTTAGATACGATATTAAAATGTTTAAAGCCATTTCTAAAAGATATTTAGAACAAACTCTTTTAATAAATGAAAGAAAAGAATATTGGTTATTAGATGGTCTACAAAATTACTTAATGTTAGAATATGTAAATAAATTTTATCCAGAAATTAAATTATTAGGAAAAGCTTCTGATACTTGGTTTTTAAAAAGATTTAATTTTTCTAAATTAAAATTTAACGAAAAATACCCACTTATATATCAATTTACAGCAAGAAAATTTTTAGATCAATCTTTAGCGACCTCAGCAGATTCACTATCTAATTTTAATAGAAAAATTGTTAGTAAATATAAAGCAGGTTTAGGGTTTAATTATTTAAAAGGTTATTTAGGAAACGATGTTTTAGATAAAAGTATTTATAGTTTTTATCAAGAACATAAACTTAAAATAACTTGCGCAACCGACTTTAAAGAAGTTTTATCTAAAAACACAAACAAAGATATTAATTGGTTTTTTGAAGACTATTTACTTACCAATAAAAAAATCGATTATTCGATTGATAATGTTAAGGAGGAAAAAGATAGTTTAAAAGTTACAATTAAGAATAAGCGAAACATTACAGCTCCCATTGCTTTTTATGGATTAAAAGATAAAAAAATAAAATATAAAAAGTGGCTTACAAATATCGATTCTACAAAAATATTTTCTGTTCCAAAAGGCGAATTTGACCAACTGGTTTTAAACTACGAAAATATTTATCCTGAATACAATACATTAGATAATTGGTACAATACAAAGAAAAAACTGTTTAATAAACCTTTTAAATTCACTTTAATAAAAGACGTTAAAGCACCAAATTATAACCAGCTATTTTACCAACCTAATGTAGGTTATAATTTTTATGACGGATTAATTTTAGGAATGAAATTCCATAATAAACCACTTATAAAAAGAAATTTAGAATTTAGAATTGCTCCTGCATATGCATTAAAAAGTCAAATGATAAATGGTTCTTTTTCTATTTTGTATAATCAATTTTTCGAAGAAACGAGTATTTACAAAATATCTTATGGAATTGCAGGAAACACCTTGCAATACGCTCCTGATTTATCCTATAGCTCCTTAAACCCGTTTGTAGATATTCAATTTAAAAGAAAATCTTTAAGAGATGCTAGTAGCGAGTTTATTCGAGCAAAATTAGTTCATATAGATAAAGAAGTATCTCCACTACAAGAAAAAACGGAGCAAGATAATTACAGTATTTTTAGTTTAAGCTATAACTACATTAACCCAGATATAATTAAAGAATTAAGATACAATTTTAGCACAGAGTTTTCTAAAAATTTCTCTAAAGCCGCCATAGACTTTAGATATCGTAAATTAACCTCAACTGACACTCAGTTAGATTTTAGAGTTTTTGCAGGGGCATTTTTTCATAATAACTCGCAAGGAGATTATTTTAGTTTTGGATTAGACAGAGCAAACGATTATTTATTTCAACTTAATTATTATGGTCGTTCTGAAGACTCAGGTATTTTTAGTCAGCAATTTATAATCACAGAAGGTGGTTTTAAATCGGTATTACCCACAAGATTTGCCAACCAGTATATGCTATCTTTAAATTCTAGTATAGGTTTGTGGAGATGGGTAGAATTTTATAATGATGTTGCTTTCTTAAAAAATAGAAACGAACGCTTATTTTTTGGCTACGAAAACGGAATTCGTTTAAACTTTATTCATAATATTTTCGAAATCTACTTTCCTACATATTCTAATAATGGCTGGGAAATTAACCAAGCAGCATATCCTCAAAAAATACGATTTACTTTTACAGGCGATCTTGGTTCTATCTACAATTTTTTTAGAAGAGGTTTCTTCTAA
- a CDS encoding T9SS type A sorting domain-containing protein, translating to MFYNTLNYNSNPESENRTIHLKTILDDVQPDLFMVCELKNETASDYLFANAVATHNSNFKSATFRTGTSPDKSLLQMVYYNNAKLELESNSIIPTILRDINHYTFKIRTSTITTNPIRIEVFVTHLKASRGIENRQKRLSAVNSLVRELDRLPKDSNILFAGDFNFYTSNEEGFQKILDPNNPIKLVDPINVMCPAFPEDGKDYYEDDYDSTYFWNNSTFANVHSQSTRTGSLSDGAGGGMDDRFDFIIMSENLKSSNTLFYKQNTYETIGNNGNCYNSFVSSTTCTGKFSQEVRNALYFFSDHLPIVMELETPMNILSIEKENPIAFVKSNIVSDFLSLNVNKIASLKKIIIYNQLGQIIVERNIRNQHKITINTSSFSKGIYYLKTGTYKPLKFVKI from the coding sequence ATGTTTTACAATACATTAAACTACAATTCAAATCCTGAAAGTGAAAACAGAACCATTCATTTAAAAACTATTTTAGATGATGTACAACCAGATTTGTTTATGGTTTGTGAACTAAAAAACGAAACTGCAAGTGACTATCTATTTGCAAATGCAGTGGCTACTCACAATTCTAATTTTAAGTCTGCAACCTTTAGAACCGGCACTTCACCAGATAAAAGTTTGTTGCAAATGGTGTATTACAATAATGCAAAATTAGAGCTGGAATCTAACAGTATTATTCCTACAATTTTAAGAGATATTAACCATTATACATTTAAAATTAGAACAAGTACAATAACTACAAACCCAATTCGAATAGAGGTTTTTGTAACACATTTAAAAGCATCTAGAGGAATCGAAAACAGACAAAAAAGATTGTCTGCTGTAAATTCATTGGTTAGAGAATTAGACAGATTACCCAAAGACAGCAACATCTTATTCGCTGGAGATTTTAATTTTTACACAAGTAACGAAGAAGGTTTTCAAAAAATACTAGACCCCAATAACCCTATTAAATTAGTAGATCCAATAAATGTTATGTGTCCTGCTTTTCCTGAAGATGGAAAAGATTATTACGAAGATGATTATGATTCTACTTATTTTTGGAACAATAGCACATTTGCAAATGTACACTCGCAATCTACAAGAACTGGAAGTTTAAGTGATGGTGCTGGAGGTGGAATGGACGATCGTTTCGATTTTATTATAATGTCCGAAAACTTAAAATCAAGTAATACGCTATTCTACAAACAAAATACCTATGAAACTATTGGCAATAATGGAAATTGCTATAACTCGTTTGTAAGTAGTACTACTTGTACAGGAAAATTTTCGCAAGAAGTTAGAAACGCTTTGTATTTTTTTAGCGATCATTTACCAATTGTTATGGAGCTAGAAACTCCTATGAACATACTTTCCATAGAAAAAGAAAATCCTATTGCTTTTGTAAAATCTAATATTGTTTCAGATTTTTTATCATTAAATGTAAATAAAATAGCATCTTTAAAAAAAATTATAATCTACAACCAATTAGGACAAATTATAGTTGAAAGAAATATAAGAAATCAACATAAAATTACAATTAATACATCTTCCTTTTCTAAAGGAATTTACTATTTAAAAACAGGTACTTATAAACCCTTAAAATTTGTAAAAATTTAA
- a CDS encoding TIGR00730 family Rossman fold protein: protein MTNDDRKIREKLDQKTWNEIKTNDSWAIFKIMAEFVEGYEKLSKIGPCVSIFGSARTKPEHPYYKLAEEIAFKLTQNGYGVITGGGPGIMEAGNKGANRGKGTSVGLNIELPFEQHDNPWIDPGKSLDFDYFFVRKVMFVKYSQGFICMPGGFGTMDELFEAITLIQTKKIGRFPIVLVGTKFWSGLLDWIKDVLITEKNIGLEDLKLFRVVDTADEAIEHLNKFYAKYQLKPNF, encoded by the coding sequence ATGACGAACGACGATAGAAAAATACGCGAAAAACTAGATCAAAAAACTTGGAATGAAATAAAAACAAACGACTCTTGGGCCATTTTTAAAATTATGGCAGAATTTGTTGAAGGTTACGAAAAACTGAGTAAAATTGGTCCTTGTGTATCTATTTTTGGTTCGGCTAGAACAAAACCAGAGCATCCTTATTACAAATTGGCAGAAGAGATTGCCTTTAAGTTAACGCAGAATGGTTATGGAGTTATTACTGGTGGTGGACCAGGAATTATGGAAGCTGGTAACAAAGGTGCAAACAGAGGAAAAGGAACTTCAGTCGGTTTAAATATCGAATTACCTTTCGAACAGCATGACAATCCTTGGATAGATCCAGGTAAAAGTTTAGATTTCGATTACTTTTTCGTTCGAAAAGTTATGTTTGTAAAATATTCTCAAGGATTTATTTGTATGCCAGGAGGTTTTGGAACAATGGACGAACTTTTTGAAGCAATTACCTTAATACAAACTAAAAAAATTGGACGATTTCCAATTGTATTAGTGGGTACAAAATTCTGGAGTGGTTTATTAGATTGGATTAAAGATGTTTTAATTACTGAGAAAAATATTGGCTTAGAAGATTTAAAATTATTTAGAGTTGTAGATACTGCAGACGAAGCGATTGAACACTTAAATAAATTCTATGCGAAATATCAATTAAAACCAAACTTCTAA
- the uvrA gene encoding excinuclease ABC subunit UvrA, translating into MKDQEYIEVYGARVHNLKNIDVKIPREKLVVITGLSGSGKSSLAFDTIYAEGQRRYIETFSAYARQFLGGLERPDVDKIDGLSPVISIEQKTTNKSPRSTVGTITEIYDFLRLLFARAGDAYSYNTNEKMVSYSDEQIKELILTDFADKKIAVLAPLIKSRKGHYRELFEQISKQGFLRVRVDGEIREIEKGMKLDRYKNHDIEVVIDRLAINKSSEKRLDETIKTALYSGNNIMMVIDVDDNNPRYFSRELMCPTTGIAYPNPEPNTFSFNSPKGACSSCNGLGITNEINLEKVIPDNSISIKNGGIVPLGEEKNSWIFKQLQNIAERYKFKLTDAIKSIPKEALDIILNGGNETFEIESKTVGVTRNYKIDFEGIVAFIDSQYNNAESTSIKRWAKGFMDEVTCSTCNGKRLKKEALHFKITDKNISDLAQMDVTELAKWFKNIEKDLSEKQLIIASEILKEIRTRIQFLLDVGLDYLTLDRTSKSLSGGEAQRIRLATQIGSQLVGVLYILDEPSIGLHQRDNQKLIDSLIKLRDIGNSVLVVEHDKDMMEHADFVFDIGPGAGRHGGEIVSAGTFKELKKQRTLTSDYITGKREIAVPKKRREGNGKTIKLKGATGNNLKNVSVEFPLGKMICVTGVSGSGKSTLINETLYPILNAHIYRGVKKPMPYKKIEGLENVDKVIDIDQSPIGRTPRSNPATYTKTFDEIRSLFAKTPEAAIRGYKPGRFSFNVKGGRCETCQGGGVRVIEMNFLPDVHVECETCQGKRFNRETLEIRYKGKSISDVLNMTIEDATDFFELIPKIHRKLKTIKDVGLGYITLGQQSTTLSGGEAQRIKLAAELSKRDTGNTFYILDEPTTGLHFEDIRVLMDVLNKLADKGNTVLIIEHNLDVVKLADYIIDVGMEGGKKGGKILVTGTPEEVAEHKTSYTAKFLKKELI; encoded by the coding sequence TTGAAAGACCAAGAATACATAGAAGTTTATGGAGCTAGAGTCCATAATTTAAAAAATATTGATGTTAAAATTCCACGCGAAAAACTAGTCGTAATAACCGGTTTAAGTGGAAGTGGTAAATCTTCTTTGGCTTTTGATACTATTTATGCTGAAGGTCAAAGGCGTTATATTGAAACTTTTTCTGCATACGCAAGACAGTTTTTAGGCGGATTAGAAAGACCAGATGTCGATAAGATTGATGGACTTTCACCAGTAATTTCTATTGAACAAAAAACGACGAATAAAAGTCCACGTTCTACAGTTGGAACCATCACAGAAATTTACGATTTTTTAAGATTATTATTCGCAAGAGCTGGTGACGCTTATTCTTACAACACCAACGAAAAAATGGTGAGTTATTCAGATGAGCAAATAAAAGAGTTAATTCTTACTGATTTTGCTGATAAAAAAATAGCTGTTTTAGCTCCGTTAATTAAATCGAGAAAAGGGCATTATCGTGAGCTTTTCGAGCAGATTTCTAAACAAGGTTTTTTACGTGTTCGAGTTGATGGAGAAATTCGAGAAATCGAAAAAGGAATGAAATTAGATCGTTACAAAAACCACGATATTGAGGTTGTAATAGATCGATTGGCGATAAATAAATCGTCAGAAAAAAGGTTAGATGAAACCATAAAAACCGCCTTATATTCTGGGAATAATATTATGATGGTAATTGATGTTGATGACAACAATCCTCGTTATTTTAGTCGAGAATTAATGTGTCCAACAACAGGAATCGCATATCCAAATCCAGAGCCAAATACATTTTCTTTTAACTCCCCAAAAGGTGCTTGTAGTTCTTGTAATGGATTGGGAATTACCAATGAAATTAATTTAGAGAAAGTAATTCCAGATAATAGTATTTCCATAAAAAACGGAGGGATTGTTCCTTTAGGTGAAGAAAAAAATAGTTGGATTTTTAAACAACTTCAAAATATTGCGGAACGTTATAAATTCAAATTAACTGACGCAATTAAAAGTATTCCAAAAGAAGCTTTAGATATTATTTTAAATGGCGGAAATGAAACTTTTGAAATAGAATCTAAAACTGTTGGTGTTACAAGAAATTATAAAATAGATTTTGAAGGAATTGTTGCTTTTATAGACAGCCAATATAATAATGCAGAAAGCACTTCAATAAAACGTTGGGCAAAAGGGTTTATGGATGAAGTTACTTGTTCTACTTGTAATGGAAAGCGTTTAAAAAAAGAAGCACTTCATTTTAAAATTACTGATAAAAACATAAGTGATTTAGCACAAATGGATGTGACTGAATTGGCAAAATGGTTTAAAAATATTGAGAAAGATTTATCAGAAAAACAACTAATAATTGCTTCAGAAATCTTAAAAGAGATTCGTACTCGTATTCAATTTTTATTAGATGTTGGATTGGATTATTTAACATTAGACAGAACTTCTAAATCTCTTTCTGGTGGAGAAGCACAAAGAATTCGTTTAGCAACACAAATTGGTTCGCAATTAGTTGGTGTTTTATATATTTTGGATGAACCAAGTATTGGTTTACATCAGAGAGATAATCAAAAATTGATAGATTCCTTAATAAAATTACGTGACATTGGAAACTCTGTTTTAGTAGTAGAACACGACAAAGATATGATGGAACATGCAGATTTTGTATTCGATATTGGCCCAGGTGCAGGAAGACATGGAGGAGAAATTGTTTCTGCTGGAACTTTTAAAGAATTAAAAAAACAAAGAACTTTAACTTCGGATTATATTACAGGAAAAAGAGAAATTGCTGTTCCTAAAAAACGAAGAGAAGGAAATGGAAAAACCATCAAATTAAAAGGTGCAACTGGAAATAATTTAAAAAATGTTTCTGTGGAGTTTCCTTTAGGAAAAATGATTTGTGTTACTGGAGTTTCTGGAAGTGGAAAATCTACATTAATTAATGAAACTTTATACCCAATTTTAAACGCTCATATTTATAGAGGTGTTAAAAAACCAATGCCTTACAAAAAAATTGAAGGTTTAGAAAATGTAGATAAGGTTATTGATATCGACCAATCTCCAATTGGAAGAACTCCACGTTCTAACCCAGCAACATACACAAAAACATTTGACGAAATTCGAAGTTTATTCGCAAAAACTCCTGAAGCTGCTATTCGTGGTTATAAACCTGGTCGTTTTTCTTTTAATGTAAAAGGCGGACGTTGTGAAACTTGTCAAGGAGGAGGAGTTCGCGTCATCGAAATGAATTTTTTACCAGATGTTCATGTAGAATGTGAAACTTGCCAAGGAAAACGTTTTAACAGAGAAACTTTAGAGATTCGTTATAAAGGAAAATCTATTTCCGATGTTTTAAATATGACGATTGAAGATGCTACAGATTTCTTTGAATTGATTCCTAAAATCCATAGAAAATTAAAAACAATTAAAGATGTTGGCTTAGGCTATATAACTCTTGGACAACAATCTACCACACTTTCTGGAGGAGAAGCACAAAGAATTAAATTAGCAGCAGAGCTATCTAAAAGAGATACTGGAAATACTTTTTACATTTTAGATGAACCTACAACTGGCCTTCATTTTGAAGACATTCGAGTTTTAATGGATGTTTTAAATAAATTAGCCGACAAAGGAAATACTGTACTAATTATAGAACACAATTTAGATGTTGTAAAATTAGCAGATTATATTATTGATGTTGGTATGGAAGGTGGAAAAAAAGGTGGAAAAATTTTAGTTACAGGAACTCCTGAAGAAGTTGCAGAACATAAAACTAGTTATACTGCTAAGTTTTTGAAAAAAGAGTTAATTTAG
- a CDS encoding PspC domain-containing protein produces the protein MDSIRHYFERNGFGVFSRLADRLGMRAVNVRLFFIYVTFFTVGLSFGLYLTMAFLLKLKDKIYTKRSSVFDL, from the coding sequence ATGGACAGTATTCGACATTATTTCGAAAGAAATGGTTTTGGAGTTTTCTCAAGATTAGCAGATAGGCTAGGAATGCGAGCCGTTAACGTGCGTTTGTTTTTTATTTATGTCACATTTTTTACAGTCGGTTTATCTTTTGGCTTGTATTTAACGATGGCCTTTTTATTAAAATTAAAAGATAAAATTTACACTAAAAGAAGCTCGGTTTTCGATTTATAA